One genomic region from Osmerus eperlanus chromosome 6, fOsmEpe2.1, whole genome shotgun sequence encodes:
- the eloal gene encoding elongin A, like isoform X2: protein MATSDVSKKVLRLKLKLTESTESKTVLETLNKLQELDITIDVLAETGIGKAVNSFRKHGDAGEVAKSLVRHWKKLVPKESQSHTEDGATSQTKHFKTAKSQINSAEGCVKTEDHNELDLKQKCSEMDDKDYVTYEDQLKPEEKKKDLLARDEPQEIDRKLEAEKKGKEEMERNKKKGEERKREREEIKAEVEKMDVSQENERKSPELKKHFKCERERRENLNKKVERREKKGYVPLKMHHNHGMDSENDDFLQSKNDHKKSRPVSNEGPKTNSDICKGNGTKRVSGKKPQSCPTSFSRETKSECDGNRTLFNIDSLQVNKKAENEAALLAGVHKRGPCEGKQKCIKTKDQTAHKKNSKNLKSTKVFNDTEKDLELPSMSFESCLSYDFKAPKRKKRSGHSEKPAKKHNTCEKEEGPVKGKTGSVMDLLNVPLPAFLPECDELSNFQYITVKEEERTSRASDVPQEATIFTGQRLNKKMQVYSGVKTTFLPSMMTLYQQCIRALQNNIDLLYEIGGVPFEILQPVLERCTPYQLQRIEECNPVYVGLTELLWERHCRRDFRNAQLEEYESWREMHLRLSEERERKLQQLTKTIVSAHSGKPKGRQVKLAFINSIAKPPRNVRIQQEIYGTAHPLQQPHPLDRPRSCSYDGEILESL from the exons GTCCTGGAAACTTTAAACAAACTACAGGAACTAGACATCACCATAGATGTTCTTGCA GAAACTGGCATTGGCAAAGCTGTGAACTCTTTTCGTAAGCATGGAGATGCTGGCGAGGTTGCCAAGTCACTTGTGAGGCACTGGAAGAAACTAGTCCCCAAAGAATCTCAGAG CCACACAGAGGATGGTGCAACTTCACAGACCAAACATTTCAAAACTGCAAAGAGCCAAATCAATTCAGCGGAGGGATGTGTAAAAACTGAGGACCACAATGAACTAGATTTAAAGCAGAAATGTTCAGAAATGGATGACAAAGATTACGTAACTTATGAGGACCAGTTAAAAccagaggagaaaaagaaagacctTTTGGCGAGAGATGAACCACAAGAGATAGACAGAAAGCTGGAGGCAGAGAAAAAGGGtaaagaagagatggagagaaataagaaaaagggggaagagagaaagagggagagagaggaaataaaGGCAGAGGTAGAGAAAATGGATGTTAGTCAAGAAAATGAAAGGAAGTCACCTGAATTAAAGAAGCATTTTAAATGTGAACGTGAAAGAAGGGAGAATCTGAATAAAAAAGtagagagacgagagaagaaAGGATACGTCCCTTTGAAGATGCATCATAACCATGGTATGGATTCTGAGAATGATGACTTTCTACAATCAAAGAATGATCACAAGAAAAGCAGGCCTGTGTCCAACGAAGGTCCTAAAACTAATTCAGATATATGCAAAGGGAATGGGACAAAGAGAGTCTCTGGTAAGAAACCTCAGTCATGTCCAACATCCTTTTCTAGAGAAACTAAATCAGAATGTGATGGCAACCGAACACTGTTCAATATTGATAGTCTCCAAGTTAACAAAAAAGCTGAGAATGAAGCAGCTTTGTTGGCAGGCGTTCATAAGAGGGGGCCATGTGAAGGGAAGCAAAAATGCATTAAAACCAAAGATCAGACAGCACACAAGAAAAACTCTAAGAATCTCAAAAGTACGAAAGTGTTCAATGATACAGAAAAGGACCTTGAACTGCCCTCTATGTCTTTTGAGTCCTGTCTGAGTTATGACTTCAAAGCACCCAAGAGGAAAAAAAGATCTGGGCACAGTGAAAAGCCAGCAAAAAAACATAATACCTGTGAGAAAGAAGAGGGACCAGTTAAG ggtAAGACGGGATCAGTGATGGACTTACTCAATGTTCCTTTGCCAGCATTTCTACCAGAGTGTGATGAGCTCTCAAATTTCCAGTACATAACCGTGAAAG aggaggagagaacatcCAGAGCCTCTGATGTCCCACAGGAGGCTACTATATTTACGGGCCAAAGGCTGAATAAGAAGATGCAGGTCTACTCTGGAGTCAAGACCACCTTCCTCCCATCCATGATGACCCTGTACCAACAATGCATCCGTGCACTACAGAACAACATTGACT TGCTCTATGAGATAGGAGGGGTCCCATTTGAAATTCTTCAGCCGGTGTTGGAGCGATGCACACCCTACCAGCTGCAACGTATTGAGGAATGCAACCCA GTCTATGTTGGACTGACTGAACTCCTATGGGAGAGGCACTGTCGGAGGGACTTCAGGAACGCCCAGCTAGAGGAGTACGAGTCCTGGAGAGAGATGCACCTTAgactgtctgaggagagagagaggaaactgcAGCAACTGACAAAGACCATAGTCTCTGCTCATTCTGGGAAACCGAAAG GACGTCAGGTGAAGCTGGCATTCATCAATTCTATTGCCAAGCCACCCAGAAATGTCCGTATTCAGCAGGAGATCTATGGAACCGCTCATCCCTTGCAGCAGCCTCATCCTCTGGACAGACCCAG
- the eloal gene encoding elongin A, like isoform X1: MATSDVSKKVLRLKLKLTESTESKTVLETLNKLQELDITIDVLAETGIGKAVNSFRKHGDAGEVAKSLVRHWKKLVPKESQSHTEDGATSQTKHFKTAKSQINSAEGCVKTEDHNELDLKQKCSEMDDKDYVTYEDQLKPEEKKKDLLARDEPQEIDRKLEAEKKGKEEMERNKKKGEERKREREEIKAEVEKMDVSQENERKSPELKKHFKCERERRENLNKKVERREKKGYVPLKMHHNHGMDSENDDFLQSKNDHKKSRPVSNEGPKTNSDICKGNGTKRVSGKKPQSCPTSFSRETKSECDGNRTLFNIDSLQVNKKAENEAALLAGVHKRGPCEGKQKCIKTKDQTAHKKNSKNLKSTKVFNDTEKDLELPSMSFESCLSYDFKAPKRKKRSGHSEKPAKKHNTCEKEEGPVKGKTGSVMDLLNVPLPAFLPECDELSNFQYITVKEEERTSRASDVPQEATIFTGQRLNKKMQVYSGVKTTFLPSMMTLYQQCIRALQNNIDLLYEIGGVPFEILQPVLERCTPYQLQRIEECNPVYVGLTELLWERHCRRDFRNAQLEEYESWREMHLRLSEERERKLQQLTKTIVSAHSGKPKGRQVKLAFINSIAKPPRNVRIQQEIYGTAHPLQQPHPLDRPSPKAQDNRPRPSYAEPAKPSTTASGPSQAPDSKRGRVAPMMAKSLKAFKKLGRR, encoded by the exons GTCCTGGAAACTTTAAACAAACTACAGGAACTAGACATCACCATAGATGTTCTTGCA GAAACTGGCATTGGCAAAGCTGTGAACTCTTTTCGTAAGCATGGAGATGCTGGCGAGGTTGCCAAGTCACTTGTGAGGCACTGGAAGAAACTAGTCCCCAAAGAATCTCAGAG CCACACAGAGGATGGTGCAACTTCACAGACCAAACATTTCAAAACTGCAAAGAGCCAAATCAATTCAGCGGAGGGATGTGTAAAAACTGAGGACCACAATGAACTAGATTTAAAGCAGAAATGTTCAGAAATGGATGACAAAGATTACGTAACTTATGAGGACCAGTTAAAAccagaggagaaaaagaaagacctTTTGGCGAGAGATGAACCACAAGAGATAGACAGAAAGCTGGAGGCAGAGAAAAAGGGtaaagaagagatggagagaaataagaaaaagggggaagagagaaagagggagagagaggaaataaaGGCAGAGGTAGAGAAAATGGATGTTAGTCAAGAAAATGAAAGGAAGTCACCTGAATTAAAGAAGCATTTTAAATGTGAACGTGAAAGAAGGGAGAATCTGAATAAAAAAGtagagagacgagagaagaaAGGATACGTCCCTTTGAAGATGCATCATAACCATGGTATGGATTCTGAGAATGATGACTTTCTACAATCAAAGAATGATCACAAGAAAAGCAGGCCTGTGTCCAACGAAGGTCCTAAAACTAATTCAGATATATGCAAAGGGAATGGGACAAAGAGAGTCTCTGGTAAGAAACCTCAGTCATGTCCAACATCCTTTTCTAGAGAAACTAAATCAGAATGTGATGGCAACCGAACACTGTTCAATATTGATAGTCTCCAAGTTAACAAAAAAGCTGAGAATGAAGCAGCTTTGTTGGCAGGCGTTCATAAGAGGGGGCCATGTGAAGGGAAGCAAAAATGCATTAAAACCAAAGATCAGACAGCACACAAGAAAAACTCTAAGAATCTCAAAAGTACGAAAGTGTTCAATGATACAGAAAAGGACCTTGAACTGCCCTCTATGTCTTTTGAGTCCTGTCTGAGTTATGACTTCAAAGCACCCAAGAGGAAAAAAAGATCTGGGCACAGTGAAAAGCCAGCAAAAAAACATAATACCTGTGAGAAAGAAGAGGGACCAGTTAAG ggtAAGACGGGATCAGTGATGGACTTACTCAATGTTCCTTTGCCAGCATTTCTACCAGAGTGTGATGAGCTCTCAAATTTCCAGTACATAACCGTGAAAG aggaggagagaacatcCAGAGCCTCTGATGTCCCACAGGAGGCTACTATATTTACGGGCCAAAGGCTGAATAAGAAGATGCAGGTCTACTCTGGAGTCAAGACCACCTTCCTCCCATCCATGATGACCCTGTACCAACAATGCATCCGTGCACTACAGAACAACATTGACT TGCTCTATGAGATAGGAGGGGTCCCATTTGAAATTCTTCAGCCGGTGTTGGAGCGATGCACACCCTACCAGCTGCAACGTATTGAGGAATGCAACCCA GTCTATGTTGGACTGACTGAACTCCTATGGGAGAGGCACTGTCGGAGGGACTTCAGGAACGCCCAGCTAGAGGAGTACGAGTCCTGGAGAGAGATGCACCTTAgactgtctgaggagagagagaggaaactgcAGCAACTGACAAAGACCATAGTCTCTGCTCATTCTGGGAAACCGAAAG GACGTCAGGTGAAGCTGGCATTCATCAATTCTATTGCCAAGCCACCCAGAAATGTCCGTATTCAGCAGGAGATCTATGGAACCGCTCATCCCTTGCAGCAGCCTCATCCTCTGGACAGACCCAG tCCCAAAGCTCAAGAcaacagacccagacccagctaTGCAGAACCAGCCAAACCTTCGACCACAGCTTCTGGGCCTAGTCAAGCACCAGACTCAAAAAGAGGAA